In the genome of Arthrobacter alpinus, the window GTTTCTGGGCCCGGTTGACGGCCAGATTGCGCAGGAACTCCGGATCGTCATCCGGAGCTGCGGAGCGGCTGCCGGAGGACGGGACGTGCCGGGTGGGGGCCTGGCCGGAGCGCTGGACCGATGCGGACACGGAGTACTGTGGCCGGCCAAAGAGGAACCAGAGAATGACGCCAATGACATTCAGCAGCACAATGATGAGCACCCAGGCGGCCTTGGGGAAGGTTCGGACATCCTTTGAATCGCTACGGAGGCAGTCGATGAGTCCGTACACAAAAAGGACAACAACCAAGGTCACTGGAATGATATAACGCATACCTCAGTCTACCGTTGATGAACAAAAACGAACGGGCCAAGCTACGGGGGAGACA includes:
- a CDS encoding PLD nuclease N-terminal domain-containing protein, giving the protein MRYIIPVTLVVVLFVYGLIDCLRSDSKDVRTFPKAAWVLIIVLLNVIGVILWFLFGRPQYSVSASVQRSGQAPTRHVPSSGSRSAAPDDDPEFLRNLAVNRAQKLEAERLRKLKAELDAREAKLHEEHPNDETKK